A stretch of Vibrio maritimus DNA encodes these proteins:
- a CDS encoding glycoside hydrolase family 3 N-terminal domain-containing protein: MLYKDLYKNPNVDTAERVNDLLSRMTLLEKMAQLGAQWLILDEHGDHQDRDLEMGSHESKKPIHERLKHGIGQITRPLGTHSVSPVEGVKALNALQDYLVNQTRLGIPALSHEECLVGLMSKDATLYPSSLNYGHTWNPALIEEMSSDIGRQVRAVGAHQGLAPVLDVSRDVRWGRTEETLGEDPYHVGLLATAYVKGLQGAKRDVLATLKHYVGHSFSEGARNHAPVHIGFKELNDTFLLPFEMAVKLGNAGSIMPAYHDIDGEPCHSSEYLLTEVLRHRWGFDGLLVADYGGVDLLYSHHGIASDSAGAAALSFNAGLDIELPDDACSTKLELAMERGEFSITKLDEIVTRILTMKFKLGLFENPYCELPAEPLHNEESERLAYQVAAESIVLLKNDGLLPLSNQTKVALLGATADDQLALLGGYSFPVHLILSSEESDARVAATLRETFEQAFDSVCFAKGCNILTERHANAPVFPGDVDLALSQCLDSPIDMDTSGFIEAGGVIQDSEVAVVCVGDLAGLFQTGTVGEGSDADSLDLPGVQQGLIDMALDSGKPVVVIVTGGRPYNLGRAESEAAAILYGWAPGQCGAQAITDALLGKVNPSGRLTVSIPKNVGAVPYYYNHKLKSGGTPIAYHFGSNYPFGYGLSYTTFEYDDINIKAHEVEHDESIEVTMSVRNTGQVAGYEVVQLYVRDLISSLVRPIRELKGFGKVFLEPGEQKTLCFSLPVDMLNLTNHLHQRIVEAGDFDIMIGKSSTDIVFKETITVKGKTRILPQQWRMVCETSIS; this comes from the coding sequence TGGAGAAAATGGCGCAGTTAGGTGCTCAATGGCTTATCCTCGACGAGCATGGTGACCACCAAGACCGAGATTTAGAGATGGGATCTCATGAGTCGAAAAAGCCAATTCATGAACGCCTTAAACATGGTATTGGACAAATTACTCGTCCTCTTGGTACTCACTCTGTCTCGCCTGTCGAAGGAGTAAAAGCTCTTAACGCGTTGCAAGATTATTTGGTTAATCAAACGCGGCTTGGAATACCAGCACTTTCTCATGAAGAATGTTTGGTCGGCTTGATGTCAAAAGATGCGACGCTTTATCCATCTTCACTTAACTACGGTCATACATGGAACCCTGCACTCATCGAAGAAATGTCATCCGACATTGGCAGGCAAGTTAGGGCAGTGGGTGCCCATCAGGGGTTGGCGCCTGTTCTGGATGTATCTCGAGATGTAAGGTGGGGGCGAACCGAGGAAACCTTAGGAGAAGACCCTTATCATGTCGGCTTGCTCGCAACCGCTTATGTCAAAGGTTTACAAGGTGCGAAGCGCGATGTATTGGCAACACTCAAGCATTACGTTGGACATTCATTCAGTGAAGGGGCTCGCAATCATGCGCCGGTCCACATTGGCTTTAAAGAGTTAAATGACACTTTTCTTTTACCTTTTGAGATGGCGGTTAAGCTTGGTAACGCGGGATCTATTATGCCTGCTTACCATGACATTGATGGTGAGCCTTGCCATTCTTCTGAATACCTACTGACCGAAGTGCTTCGTCATCGCTGGGGATTTGATGGGTTATTGGTTGCTGATTATGGTGGTGTTGACTTGCTGTACTCTCATCACGGTATCGCTTCGGACTCAGCGGGTGCTGCCGCTCTATCGTTTAATGCTGGTCTTGATATCGAACTGCCTGATGATGCGTGCTCAACAAAGCTGGAACTTGCCATGGAACGAGGAGAGTTCTCTATCACTAAGCTAGACGAAATTGTGACACGCATTCTGACGATGAAATTTAAACTAGGACTGTTTGAAAATCCCTACTGTGAGTTACCTGCTGAGCCTTTGCACAATGAAGAATCAGAGCGACTTGCGTACCAAGTCGCTGCGGAGTCTATAGTGCTGCTCAAAAACGATGGACTGCTTCCTTTGTCTAATCAAACAAAAGTTGCCTTATTAGGGGCGACGGCGGATGATCAACTCGCTCTATTAGGGGGTTATAGCTTCCCTGTCCATCTAATTCTTAGCAGTGAAGAGAGTGATGCGCGAGTTGCGGCAACCTTGCGCGAAACATTTGAGCAAGCTTTTGATAGTGTGTGCTTTGCAAAGGGCTGCAATATCCTGACAGAAAGACATGCGAATGCCCCTGTATTTCCAGGAGATGTCGACCTTGCGCTATCGCAGTGCTTAGATTCTCCAATCGATATGGATACATCAGGATTTATCGAAGCTGGTGGTGTCATTCAAGACTCAGAGGTTGCTGTTGTTTGCGTGGGTGACCTTGCTGGGCTTTTCCAAACAGGAACGGTTGGAGAAGGGTCTGATGCTGATAGCCTCGATTTACCGGGTGTACAACAAGGGCTTATCGATATGGCGTTAGACTCTGGCAAACCCGTTGTTGTGATTGTTACTGGCGGTCGTCCATACAACTTAGGGCGAGCCGAGAGCGAAGCTGCGGCTATTTTGTATGGCTGGGCTCCAGGACAATGCGGCGCGCAAGCTATTACCGATGCGCTGCTTGGCAAGGTAAATCCGAGTGGTCGTCTGACGGTATCTATTCCGAAGAATGTTGGCGCTGTGCCTTACTACTATAATCATAAGCTAAAGAGCGGCGGTACTCCGATTGCCTACCACTTTGGTTCGAACTACCCCTTCGGATACGGTCTGAGCTACACGACGTTTGAGTATGATGATATTAACATCAAAGCTCATGAGGTGGAGCACGACGAATCTATCGAGGTTACCATGAGCGTGCGGAATACAGGTCAGGTGGCAGGGTATGAGGTTGTCCAGTTGTACGTGAGAGACTTGATTAGTTCACTAGTCCGCCCGATTCGAGAATTAAAAGGGTTTGGTAAGGTGTTTTTGGAGCCAGGAGAACAGAAAACGTTATGCTTCTCGTTACCTGTCGATATGCTCAACTTGACCAACCATCTTCATCAGAGAATTGTGGAAGCGGGTGACTTTGACATTATGATTGGAAAGTCATCAACCGATATTGTGTTTAAAGAGACTATTACCGTGAAGGGTAAGACACGAATTCTGCCGCAACAGTGGCGTATGGTGTGTGAAACTTCGATTTCATAG
- a CDS encoding DNA-binding transcriptional regulator, with protein MSLRSHHAQRVADKLNFETDNTINKNQGTMDKRFRITLLFNANKVYDREVIEGIGEYLQASQCDWDIFLEEEFTTHLDNFHNWKGDGVIADFDNPKIAELLKDSDIPVVGVGGSYENDEDYPDIPYVATDNQALVELAYQHLREKGLENFAFYGKPHDKCNRWAHEREKAFSNIVKKEGYTGSIYRGSETNSRTWTYDMNRLADWLQRLPTPTGIIAVTDSRARHLLQVCQHLNIMVPDKVSVIGIDNEELARYLTRVSLSSVGQGTKQMGYRAAKMLHRLLDAKDKDEAANPNQVLKHARVMVPPTQVFERQSTDYQALKDTYVIQAMHFIRHNACKGIKVDQVLSYVGISRSNMEARFKAERGHSIHQEIHNSKLKRACNLLGNTELPIVEIAELCGYPSLQYMYTVFKKNLDQTPKEYREASVNTAD; from the coding sequence GTGAGTCTGAGATCACACCACGCGCAGAGAGTCGCTGATAAACTCAATTTCGAAACTGATAACACCATTAATAAAAATCAGGGCACCATGGATAAACGTTTTCGAATTACGCTGCTATTTAATGCCAATAAGGTCTATGACCGAGAGGTCATCGAAGGTATTGGTGAATACCTACAAGCATCTCAGTGCGATTGGGATATTTTTCTTGAGGAGGAATTCACAACACACCTAGATAATTTTCATAACTGGAAAGGCGATGGCGTCATCGCCGATTTCGACAACCCCAAAATTGCTGAACTGCTAAAAGACTCAGATATACCGGTTGTCGGTGTAGGGGGATCTTATGAAAATGATGAAGACTACCCAGACATCCCTTATGTCGCTACCGATAACCAAGCACTCGTTGAACTGGCATACCAACATTTACGAGAAAAAGGGTTAGAAAACTTCGCCTTTTACGGTAAGCCACACGACAAGTGCAACCGCTGGGCGCACGAGCGCGAGAAAGCCTTCTCAAATATTGTCAAAAAAGAGGGTTACACAGGCTCAATTTATCGGGGCAGTGAGACCAACTCTAGAACCTGGACCTATGATATGAATCGGTTGGCGGATTGGCTACAACGCCTACCTACCCCGACAGGAATCATAGCCGTTACTGACTCACGAGCTCGTCACCTGTTACAGGTTTGCCAGCACCTTAACATCATGGTGCCAGACAAGGTGTCCGTTATTGGCATCGACAACGAAGAACTTGCGCGATACCTTACGCGAGTATCATTGAGCTCTGTAGGGCAAGGTACCAAACAGATGGGTTATCGTGCAGCTAAGATGCTTCATCGTCTTCTAGATGCCAAAGACAAAGACGAAGCGGCTAACCCAAACCAAGTATTGAAACATGCCCGAGTTATGGTTCCACCGACTCAGGTATTTGAACGTCAAAGTACTGACTATCAAGCGCTAAAAGATACCTATGTTATTCAAGCGATGCACTTTATCCGCCACAATGCCTGTAAAGGAATCAAAGTTGATCAAGTGCTAAGTTATGTCGGTATCTCTCGCTCGAATATGGAGGCGAGATTTAAAGCGGAGCGTGGACACTCAATCCATCAAGAAATCCACAACTCCAAGCTCAAGCGTGCATGTAACCTGCTTGGTAACACGGAACTGCCGATAGTCGAGATTGCCGAGTTGTGCGGTTACCCTTCACTACAATATATGTACACAGTCTTCAAAAAGAACTTGGACCAAACACCGAAAGAGTACCGCGAGGCGTCTGTTAACACTGCTGACTAA
- the xylB gene encoding xylulokinase, which produces MYIGIDLGTSGVKSVAMTEQGEIIASCTVSLEVSRPKPLWSEQDPSAWWEATCESINGLKASVNLSDVIAIGLSGQMHGATLLDANGDVLRPAILWNDGRCEAECKELEAAVPNSRDIIGNIMMPGFTAPKLKWVANHEPEVFAKVDKVLLPKDYLRFKMTGDFASDMSDSAGTCWLDVEKRAWSEELLVATGLSVSQMPELFEGSAVTGILSPEIANAWEMPQVAVIAGGGDNAAGAVGVGITQPGQAMLSLGTSGVYFAVSDGFVSNPESALHSFCHALPNTWHTMSVILSAASCLSWVAELTGFEDVGEMIADVAKNADESSQVVFLPYLSGERTPHNNPNAKGVFFGMTHSTTKLELAQAVLEGVGFAFADGFDALHVTKNIPDEVSLIGGGARSEYWRQMLADIVEMPLVYRKGGEVGPALGAARLAVLGTKEGATLSDVCPVPELVQSHMPNPDKQAYYQSKRATYQTLYKQLKGLF; this is translated from the coding sequence ATGTATATAGGTATCGACTTAGGCACTTCGGGAGTTAAGTCTGTCGCGATGACGGAGCAGGGTGAGATCATTGCTTCTTGTACCGTCTCTTTGGAGGTCTCTCGCCCTAAGCCATTATGGTCGGAGCAAGATCCTAGCGCTTGGTGGGAAGCGACATGTGAATCTATTAATGGTCTCAAAGCCTCAGTAAACCTGAGTGATGTTATTGCGATTGGTCTTTCTGGACAAATGCACGGTGCGACGCTTCTTGATGCAAATGGTGATGTATTGAGGCCTGCGATCTTATGGAACGATGGACGCTGTGAGGCGGAATGTAAAGAGCTTGAAGCGGCTGTGCCAAACTCTCGTGATATTATCGGCAATATTATGATGCCTGGCTTTACGGCACCGAAGCTAAAATGGGTGGCAAACCACGAGCCTGAAGTGTTTGCAAAAGTCGATAAGGTACTGCTGCCTAAAGACTATTTGCGTTTCAAAATGACCGGAGACTTCGCGTCGGACATGTCTGATTCTGCTGGTACTTGTTGGTTGGATGTAGAGAAGCGTGCGTGGAGTGAGGAGCTTCTTGTTGCAACGGGGTTATCTGTCTCTCAAATGCCAGAGCTTTTTGAAGGCAGCGCAGTAACTGGTATTTTGAGTCCTGAGATCGCGAATGCATGGGAAATGCCTCAGGTAGCTGTGATCGCTGGTGGCGGAGACAATGCTGCGGGTGCGGTTGGCGTCGGGATTACTCAACCAGGACAAGCGATGCTATCGCTGGGTACATCTGGTGTGTATTTCGCAGTAAGTGATGGTTTTGTCTCGAATCCTGAGTCAGCGCTGCACAGTTTCTGTCATGCGCTGCCGAATACCTGGCACACCATGTCCGTGATTCTTAGTGCGGCTTCCTGCTTAAGTTGGGTCGCTGAGCTGACTGGGTTTGAAGACGTTGGTGAGATGATCGCAGACGTTGCCAAGAACGCAGATGAGTCGTCACAGGTGGTGTTCTTACCTTATCTATCGGGTGAAAGGACCCCCCATAACAACCCGAATGCAAAGGGCGTATTTTTCGGAATGACTCACTCAACAACCAAGCTTGAACTGGCGCAAGCAGTCCTTGAAGGCGTTGGTTTTGCATTTGCAGATGGATTCGATGCCTTGCACGTAACCAAGAATATTCCAGACGAAGTGTCGCTGATTGGTGGCGGTGCTAGAAGTGAGTATTGGCGTCAAATGCTTGCCGATATTGTTGAAATGCCGCTGGTTTACAGAAAAGGTGGTGAAGTTGGTCCTGCGCTTGGTGCAGCAAGACTTGCTGTACTTGGTACAAAAGAGGGGGCCACTTTATCTGACGTGTGCCCAGTACCTGAACTCGTACAGAGCCACATGCCAAACCCAGACAAGCAAGCTTACTATCAAAGTAAACGAGCAACTTATCAAACACTGTACAAACAATTAAAAGGTCTGTTTTAA
- a CDS encoding aldo/keto reductase codes for MIESRKLGDIEVSALGMGCWAIGGPFWEGDTPLGWGEVDDRESIRAIHEGLDNGINLIDTANIYGAGHSEYVIGKAIAGRRDKVVLSSKFGFDANEETKQVLGAFHQPGEIRAMLENSLRRLKTDYLDIFYFHIGDHPVEHVDCVANTLDVLVAEGKIRSYGWSTDDIERAESLTDRNAYTSVQFESNVFNRNHAMMAVCEKHNLAGLNRSPLAMGLLTGKYTDGSSLSSSDIRKISPEWMTYFKDGKPAPELLAKLEQLKAILTSDERTLTQGALAWLWAASPNNVPIPGFRTVEQVRGHIGALEKGALTQSQLSEIDLLLSK; via the coding sequence ATGATTGAATCTCGCAAATTAGGCGACATCGAAGTAAGCGCGCTCGGTATGGGCTGCTGGGCTATTGGCGGCCCATTCTGGGAAGGGGATACGCCTCTTGGCTGGGGAGAAGTTGATGACAGAGAATCTATTCGAGCTATACACGAGGGGCTCGATAACGGCATCAACTTGATTGACACTGCGAATATTTACGGGGCAGGGCACAGTGAGTATGTCATTGGTAAGGCAATCGCAGGTCGCCGAGACAAGGTTGTGCTTAGCAGCAAATTTGGCTTTGATGCCAACGAAGAGACCAAGCAAGTGCTGGGCGCTTTTCATCAACCCGGTGAGATTAGAGCCATGCTTGAAAACAGCCTTCGTCGCCTAAAAACGGATTACCTAGACATATTCTATTTCCACATCGGTGACCACCCAGTAGAGCACGTTGATTGCGTGGCTAACACGCTAGATGTCTTAGTAGCAGAAGGTAAAATTCGCAGTTATGGCTGGAGTACGGATGACATAGAGCGAGCTGAGTCACTCACTGACCGCAACGCTTATACCTCTGTTCAGTTTGAAAGTAATGTGTTCAATCGAAATCATGCCATGATGGCTGTCTGCGAGAAACATAACTTAGCGGGTCTGAACCGAAGCCCTCTCGCAATGGGACTCTTGACTGGTAAATACACCGATGGTTCAAGCTTATCGTCGTCAGACATTCGAAAGATTTCTCCGGAGTGGATGACCTATTTTAAAGATGGCAAGCCAGCACCAGAGCTTCTTGCTAAGCTTGAACAACTTAAAGCAATTTTGACCAGTGATGAGAGAACATTAACTCAAGGTGCATTGGCATGGCTTTGGGCTGCAAGCCCAAATAATGTTCCCATCCCGGGATTTAGAACGGTAGAGCAGGTGCGCGGACATATTGGTGCGTTGGAGAAAGGAGCACTGACTCAGTCACAATTGTCTGAGATAGACCTACTGCTGTCGAAGTAG
- a CDS encoding aldo/keto reductase: MTPTHHLITGRAMPSIGLGTWKSDQPNETYNAIRSALKLGYRHFDCASGYGNEKEVGLAVKDAILEGEITREELFITSKLWNAFHHLYDVQPALERTLDDLQLDYIDLYLMHWPVAIKSHVGFPEKGSDFISLDELPLSVTWLAMENLVKQGLAKDIGVSNFSVKKLEEIIDAGSIVPAVNQIESHPYLQQSSLIEFCRDNKICVTAYAPLGSGDRPDSLTKLDEPSLLDHPTIKSIATMHQMTEAQVLIGWQLNRGLTVIPKSSNPDRQALNLASSALQLSENDMADIAAMDRHYRYLHGEFWVMEGSPYTLENVWDE, encoded by the coding sequence ATGACACCTACGCACCATCTCATTACGGGTAGAGCAATGCCCAGTATAGGTTTAGGCACATGGAAAAGTGACCAACCTAATGAAACCTACAATGCGATAAGAAGCGCTCTAAAACTGGGTTATCGACATTTTGACTGTGCTTCAGGCTACGGCAATGAAAAGGAAGTCGGTCTCGCTGTTAAAGACGCGATTTTGGAGGGCGAAATTACTCGCGAAGAGCTGTTTATTACCTCTAAATTATGGAACGCTTTTCATCACCTATATGATGTGCAGCCAGCTCTTGAGCGCACCCTTGACGATCTTCAACTGGACTATATAGATCTCTATCTTATGCATTGGCCAGTGGCTATTAAATCACATGTTGGTTTTCCTGAGAAAGGCAGTGACTTCATTTCTCTCGATGAACTGCCTTTAAGCGTCACGTGGCTAGCGATGGAAAATCTAGTAAAACAAGGGCTCGCAAAAGACATTGGCGTTTCCAACTTTAGCGTCAAAAAGTTAGAGGAAATCATCGATGCAGGCTCGATTGTACCAGCAGTGAATCAAATTGAGTCGCACCCTTATCTACAACAAAGCTCTCTCATAGAGTTTTGCCGTGATAACAAAATTTGTGTTACCGCCTACGCACCGCTTGGCTCAGGCGATCGTCCAGATTCATTGACAAAACTCGATGAACCATCACTTCTCGATCATCCAACAATCAAGAGTATAGCAACAATGCATCAAATGACCGAAGCGCAAGTGCTTATCGGCTGGCAACTCAATCGCGGGCTGACCGTCATTCCAAAGTCGAGTAATCCTGATAGGCAGGCACTCAACTTAGCCTCTTCGGCGCTGCAATTAAGTGAAAATGACATGGCTGACATCGCGGCGATGGACAGACATTATCGCTATCTACACGGAGAGTTCTGGGTGATGGAGGGGAGCCCATATACGCTAGAAAATGTTTGGGACGAATAA